A section of the Lineus longissimus chromosome 1, tnLinLong1.2, whole genome shotgun sequence genome encodes:
- the LOC135487453 gene encoding histone acetyltransferase KAT6A-like isoform X4, protein MPVCFSCLGTVDANEYGEHEELISCAECGYSAHPSCLKFSKEKTVTVKSLRWECSECKVCAFCGEVDAEEDEISLQICDACDQGFHLDCCDPPLAKPQKGFWSCAICIPRSAGKKRFGVFEDNMRRKYRKSENVKNGILTAARDTPQKCPTPGCDGSGNSNDKFTHHRTQYACPRLPPNKRPRYKCRQKSVVSARTAKKASTGSSTTTTTTITTIHGNKSTKSTTPTVQNGDHNSSSESEEEQTPNPPQQSPPEPAKTEAGFESTGLANKPKGLIDGLSQFFTPSNKRKSRVSLNTDIALPNKTGDIVLPNKEVKVQTKAKPTQPQSKTQQAASRLLKKSRVIQANKGRQRQQTHTGPPGSGQLKGLFDGLSHLFAAPGETRKRSSAVYAPPKRMRFLKFGRQLSELGRDAVGSQLSEVATGRGRGRGAASERVGTSATPADKQGPGEHPKNVASSSMGRGRGRGRGSTEGALLSGMNRSSLPPGVTERDIDLFKKARQRAMQTILFQSTEGEVVPASEPQGRYPPCIEFGKYEINTWYSSPYPQEYARLPKLFICEFCLKYMKSRSILQRHMEKCGLYHPPANEIYRKDDVSVFEVDGNVNKIYCQNLCLLAKLFLDHKTLYYDVEPFLFYVLTVNDDSGCHLVGYFSKEKHCQQKYNVSCIMTMPQYQRKGFGRFLIDFSYLLSRIEGQTGSPEKPLSDLGRVSYQAYWKSIILEYLNKYQEQSITIKGVSKATGMCPHDIAATIQQLTMVCKKEDGQIVICVDKNLLKEHMDKLKAKQHERRKLDDEGLRWTPLISTNTLAEEEKKLEKELKEMGATLKGLVQERKSDSESPVKTPQMKKKRGRPPRKHLLQDEPPSKLPKLDLSQAVKSAEVEPEMESPCKMDISETKIIANGDTLPELEADVVVRPKRQIRRRRKAQGWPKGAKRGKKKVVVSEVTGRKRPGRPPKIQHTTLAETTQPTLANGEVNGTSDLSDKEESDKEQDEEEEEEEACEGGNGTAEETRHENSNDVGDDSKKCAEDNQCNTHADNGDEPESPLVSDDENDENKAPKLDIRDKQVDVVKEKLFESEKPLDLDVNDAKPVVKSVVNAAVDSDSDSDSQSSDSDSDDDSEDNHQEDIIHKVLSPVVVSTQSPPSLTRADIDESGESEIDETDYSHEEPIKDQDQEPLGREEKLSTVEEAVGNIPEIHHEVLPSPGPERAIEVFESSGLRDSGVDDFSEESFVKSDTSDSEANISASHEEFKDLQHDSVVQETLASTRNLGQILADEMGQNFDQIDSSATSATSLPVGNVSQQDALNSGSVDHEDAPPLAPSQKASQTCTSAGKVSYQSTHTVSNSTSVRPSGTLVTSRSPNPHMQAVSGSPARVASSPSTCMPSPVMSSPKKASSTSSMRSPGPYGNPGSVPSHSMNSPQVVTANMNSPNVISANVHSPNHGNVVQGNLSSPAVHGNLNSPSVVSSANVRSPQVTNIHSPSMLSGNIHSPSVVSSNMNSPNVGPVSMNSPIMAATNMSPNMAPANMNSPNMAPQNMNSPNMVPQNMNSPNLGPNNMNSPNMQPNINSPSVPSPHQNLANANRNLPHNGYGGHGVEIDVTQLGLESPASNCSNEMTGNAVDTSPPQNYSDCARIQNSYCHPGNYMETVNMHRMQQQQQQQQQQLQQQHQQAQPQPYIPAVSNPGNVNYNCPPNPSFTPPVPQNTQRLTHSSCAISVGRQTPYQTNTSCSLAKLQQLTNGIVDIIPENTMTPPPNLTPPPVTMTPPPSVQRNVTPPIPNLHTQVTSPSTNHYKPYQRRIMQKSPNVTVKPNMSFTPNVTIQPGSNVITGYNVLNMNGYRMQQPVINPSYHINTGYLNQPQTLPVQMGVVNMHPQANFQQQMQMQMQMQPPQHSMNNAVYTYGYINGMPTQAFNMNMNRR, encoded by the exons ATGCCAGTATGCTTTAGTTGTCTTGGTACTGTCGACGCAAATGAGTATGGAGAGCATGAGGAACTGATCTCTTGTGCCGAGTGTGGTTATAGTG CTCATCCATCTTGCCTGAAGTTCTCCAAGGAAAAGACTGTCACGGTCAAGAGTCTGCGCTGGGAGTGCAGTGAATGTAAAGTGTGTGCCTTCTGTGGGGAAGTAGATGCAGAAGAG GATGAGATAAGTTTGCAGATCTGTGATGCCTGTGACCAAGGATTCCATTTGGATTGTTGTGATCCACCTCTTGCAAAGCCACAGAAAG GATTTTGGAGCTGTGCCATATGCATCCCAAGGTCTGCAGGGAAGAAGCGCTTTGgagtgtttgaagacaatatgAGGAGAAAGTATAGGAAAAGTGAGAATGTTAAAAATGGCATATTGACTGCTGCTCGTGATACTCCACAGAA GTGCCCTACACCTGGATGCGATGGCTCTGGTAACAGTAATGACAAATTTACCCACCACCGGAC GCAGTACGCTTGTCCCCGGCTGCCACCAAACAAACGCCCCAGGTACAAGTGCCGTCAGAAAAGCGTTGTGTCGGCTCGAACTGCTAAAAAAGCTTCCACAGGGAGCAGCACGACAACTACAACCACCATCACGACAATACATGGTAATAAATCAACTAAATCAACGACCCCTACTGTCCAAAACGGTGATCACAATTCCTCTTCAGAGAGCGAGGAAGAACAAACGCCAAACCCACCACAACAATCGCCACCAGAACCAGCCAAAACTGAAGCTGGGTTCGAATCGACTGGGTTGGCAAACAAACCAAAAGGTTTGATTGACGGACTATCACAGTTCTTTACCCCTAGCAATAAAAGGAAATCTAGGGTCTCCCTCAACACTGACATTGCTTTACCCAACAAAACAGGTGACATAGTTTTACCCAACAAAGAGGTCAAAGTGCAAACCAAAGCAAAGCCAACTCAACCGCAGAGTAAAACACAACAGGCTGCAAGCCGACTTCTGAAGAAGTCTCGTGTTATACAGGCTAACAAAGGACGTCAGCGACAGCAGACGCATACAGGTCCTCCTGGAAGTGGCCAGCTAAAAGGATTGTTTGACGGACTCTCACATTTGTTTGCTGCACCTGGCGAAACAAGAAAACGTAGTTCTGCTGTTTATGCTCCGCCAAAGCGCATGAGATTTCTTAAGTTTGGTCGTCAGTTATCTGAACTTGGACGAGACGCTGTCGGATCCCAACTGTCAGAGGTAGCAACAGGAAGGGGCAGGGGGAGAGGTGCTGCGTCGGAGCGAGTGGGAACGAGTGCGACACCTGCAGACAAACAAGGGCCAGGAGAGCACCCTAAGAACGTCGCATCATCGAGCATGGGTCGTGGGCGAGGACGGGGCAGGGGAAGCACTG AAGGGGCATTATTGAGTGGTATGAATCGGTCGTCGCTACCCCCAGGTGTGACTGAGAGGGACATTGATCTGTTCAAGAAGGCCAGACAGAGAGCTATGCAG ACTATACTCTTTCAGTCAACAGAAGGGGAAGTAGTACCAGCTAGTGAGCCTCAGGGACGATATCCTCCATGTATAGAGTTTGGCAAATATGAAATCAACACATGGTATTCGTCCCCTTATCCTCAAGAGTATGCAAg ATTgccaaaattatttatttgtgaATTCTGCCTGAAGTATATGAAGAGCAGGAGTATTCTACAGAGACACATG GAGAAATGTGGCCTGTATCACCCGCCTGCCAATGAAATCTACCGAAAGGATGATGTGTCAGTATTTGAAGTGGACGGGAACGTGAACAAGATCTACTGTCAGAACCTGTGTCTCCTTGCGAAGCTCTTCCTCGACCATAAAACCCTTTATTACGATGTGGAGCCATTTCTCTTCTATGTACTGACAGTCAATGATGACAGTGGATGCCATCTTGTTGGGTATTTCTCAAAA GAAAAACACTGCCAACAGAAATACAATGTCTCATGCATCATGACGATGCCACAGTACCAAAGAAAAGGTTTTGGTAGATTCCTCATTGACTTCA GTTACTTGTTATCACGGATAGAGGGTCAGACTGGTTCTCCAGAGAAGCCCCTATCGGACTTGGGCCGAGTGAGTTACCAGGCCTACTGGAAGAGTATCATCCTTGAGTACCTGAACAAGTACCAGGAGCAGAGTATCACAATCAAGGGTGTGAGCAAGGCCACAGGAATGTGTCCTCATGACATTGCTGCCACCATTCAGCAGTTGACCATGGTCTGCAAGAAAGAAGACGGACA AATTGTGATTTGTGTTGACAAGAATCTGTTGAAGGAGCACATGGACAAACTGAAGGCCAAGCAGCACGAGAGGCGGAAACTGGATGATGAGGGCCTGCGATGGACACCGTTGATCTCAACTAACACTCTTGCTGAGGAGGAGAAGAAGCTCGAGAAAGAG TTGAAGGAAATGGGTGCAACTCTGAAGGGCCTTGTGCAAGAACGGAAATCAGACTCTGAATCGCCTGTGAAAACACctcagatgaagaagaagcgAGGTCGGCCACCAAGGAAGCATCTCTTGCAGGATGAACCACCCTCAAAGCTGCCAAAGCTTGATCTCAGTCAGGCTGTGAAATCTG cGGAAGTTGAACCCGAGATGGAATCTCCTTGTAAGATGGATATCTCTGAGACAAAGATCATAGCCAATGGTGACACACTGCCTGAGCTTGAAGCAGACGTGGTGGTTAGACCCAAGCGACAAATCCGTCGGCGGAGGAAAGCACAAGGCTGGCCGAAGGGTGCCAAACGAGGGAAAAAGAAGGTCGTTGTTAGTGAGGTGACTGGCAGGAAAAGGCCTGGAAGGCCTCCGAAG ATCCAGCACACGACCCTTGCAGAAACAACGCAACCGACTCTGGCAAATGGTGAGGTGAATGGTACCAGTGATCTCAGTGATAAGGAGGAGTCTGACAAGGAACAAGacgaggaggaagaagaagaggaggcGTGTGAGGGAGGCAATGGAACAGCTGAAGAGACCAGGCACGAGAATTCAAACGATGTTGGGGACGATAGCAAAAAATGTGCGGAGGACAATCAGTGCAATACACACGCTGATAATGGCGATGAACCGGAGTCGCCCCTGGTTAGTGACGATGAGAATGATGAAAATAAAGCACCAAAGTTGGATATTCGTGATAAGCAAGTTGATGTGGTTAAGGAAAAACTGTTTGAATCCGAGAAACCGCTAGATTTAGATGTAAATGACGCTAAGCCTGTTGTTAAGAGTGTTGTGAATGCTGCTGTTGATTCTGATTCAGACTCAGACTCTCAGTCGTCTGATTCAGACAGTGACGATGATAGCGAGGACAATCATCAGGAGGATATCATTCATAAAGTGCTTTCGCCTGTTGTTGTATCTACGCAGTCTCCTCCGTCTCTTACCCGAGCTGATATTGATGAGTCAGGAGAGAGTGAGATCGATGAAACAGACTATAGTCACGAGGAGCCCATTAAGGACCAGGACCAAGAACCTCTTGGTAGGGAGGAGAAATTAAGTACCGTAGAGGAAGCCGTCGGAAATATTCCTGAAATTCATCATGAGGTTTTGCCCTCTCCGGGACCTGAACGTGCCATTGAAGTGTTTGAAAGCTCAGGCCTGCGCGACTCGGGTGTTGATGATTTTAGCGAGGAATCATTCGTAAAATCGGACACGTCTGACTCAGAGGCCAATATCTCGGCTTCTCATGAGGAGTTCAAGGATCTACAGCATGATTCAGTTGTGCAGGAAACGTTGGCATCCACGCGCAATTTAGGACAGATTTTGGCTGACGAGATGGGACAGAATTTTGATCAGATAGACAGTAGTGCCACTTCTGCGACTAGTTTACCTGTGGGTAATGTTAGTCAGCAGGATGCCCTGAATTCAGGAAGTGTGGATCACGAGGATGCCCCTCCTCTTGCACCTAGTCAAAAGGCCAGTCAGACTTGTACCAGTGCTGGTAAAGTTTCATATCAATCCACACATACCGTATCTAATTCTACTTCTGTGAGGCCAAGTGGCACCTTGGTGACCTCGCGTAGTCCTAATCCGCACATGCAGGCTGTGAGTGGCAGTCCTGCTCGTGTTGCCAGTAGTCCTTCTACATGTATGCCATCACCGGTGATGAGTAGTCCCAAAAAGGCCAGTTCAACCAGTAGTATGAGAAGTCCTGGCCCCTATGGAAATCCAGGTAGTGTACCTTCTCACAGTATGAACAGTCCCCAAGTTGTTACCGCTAATATGAACAGTCCGAATGTCATCTCTGCCAACGTTCACAGTCCGAATCATGGAAATGTTGTGCAGGGTAATCTTAGCAGTCCAGCTGTGCACGGAAACCTGAACAGTCCGAGCGTTGTTAGTTCAGCCAATGTACGTAGCCCGCAGGTGACGAACATTCATAGTCCGAGCATGTTATCTGGGAATATTCACAGTCCAAGTGTGGTTAGTTCAAATATGAACAGTCCTAATGTTGGCCCTGTGAGCATGAACAGTCCTATCATGGCCGCAACTAACATGAGCCCTAACATGGCACCAGCCAACATGAACAGTCCTAACATGGCACCACAAAACATGAACAGTCCAAATATGGTGCCACAGAACATGAACAGTCCAAATTTAGGACCGAATAACATGAACAGTCCGAACATGCAGCCCAACATAAATAGTCCGTCTGTGCCAAGTCCACATCAGAACTTGGCTAATGCCAACAGGAACTTGCCTCACAATGGATACGGAGGCCATGGTGTGGAAATCGATGTGACTCAGTTGGGATTGGAGTCGCCTGCTTCAAATTGCAGCAACGAGATGACAGGAAATGCAGTGGACACAAGCCCGCCGCAGAATTACTCCGACTGTGCACGCATTCAGAACTCTTACTGCCACCCTGGTAACTATATGGAGACAGTGAATATGCATCGtatgcagcagcagcagcagcagcagcagcagcaactaCAACAGCAACATCAGCAAGCCCAACCTCAGCCATACATTCCTGCAGTTTCTAATCCTGGAAATGTGAACTACAACTGTCCGCCTAACCCATCGTTTACACCTCCTGTGCCACAGAACACTCAAAGACTTACTCATAGCTCATGTGCCATCTCTGTTGGTCGACAGACCCCATACCAGACAAATACCAGTTGTAGTCTTGCCAAGTTGCAGCAACTCACTAATGGCATTGTTGATATCATACCCGAGAACACCATGACACCGCCGCCAAATCTCACGCCGCCACCCGTCACAATGACACCGCCGCCATCTGTACAAAGAAACGTCACGCCACCCATTCCAAATCTTCATACTCAAGTTACATCGCCGTCGACAAATCATTACAAACCCTACCAGCGCCGCATCATGCAGAAAAGTCCGAATGTAACAGTGAAGCCAAATATGAGTTTTACTCCGAATGTGACAATCCAGCCGGGCAGCAATGTGATCACTGGTTACAATGTGTTGAATATGAATGGTTATAGAATGCAGCAGCCAGTGATCAATCCTAGTTACCATATCAACACTGGGTACCTGAATCAACCACAGACACTGCCTGTGCAGATGGGAGTGGTCAACATGCATCCGCAGGCGAACTTTCAGCAACAGATGCAGATGCAGATGCAAATGCAGCCTCCTCAGCACAGCATGAACAATGCGGTTTATACGTACGGTTACATCAATGGCATGCCAACACAGGCATTCAATATGAACATGAATCGTCGGTAG